A genomic region of Polyangiaceae bacterium contains the following coding sequences:
- a CDS encoding radical SAM protein, whose translation MLPPMSSLGPRPRNLPIAPVAEPSRTKKLPLAAETRPIDRRWTPLYAVWEITLRCDLACRHCGSRAGRTRPDELSTAEALDLVAQMAELGCEEVTVIGGEAYLRDDWTEIVRAIRARGMRASMTTGGRGLTRDVVRAAKQAGLESVSVSVDGLEATHDALRGVKGSFASAMAALENLAAEGLPASANTQIGRVSLREIPAVFERLVAARIHSWQVQLTVAMGRAVDEPELLLEPYQMLEVMPMLARIKRRADEAGIRVWPGNNIGYFGPYESLLRGTLPRGHLSSCGAGRSTLGIEANGDIKGCPSLPTADYVGGNIREHRLRDIWERAAPLRFTRDRTVDDLWGPCRTCYYADTCRAGCSWTSHVLFGRPGNNPFCHHRALELLREGMRERLVRVEAAPGTPFDHGRFDVVLEPFPESELSRARELARTGEGFLD comes from the coding sequence ATGCTCCCGCCGATGTCTTCCCTTGGCCCGCGCCCTCGCAACTTGCCCATTGCCCCCGTAGCGGAGCCTTCGCGCACGAAAAAGCTGCCTCTCGCAGCCGAAACGCGCCCGATCGATCGCCGCTGGACTCCGCTTTATGCCGTCTGGGAAATCACGCTGCGCTGCGATCTTGCTTGTCGCCATTGCGGTTCACGCGCTGGCCGTACGCGCCCGGACGAACTGTCGACCGCCGAGGCTCTCGATCTGGTCGCACAAATGGCCGAGCTCGGCTGCGAAGAGGTCACGGTCATCGGCGGCGAGGCGTACTTGCGCGACGATTGGACCGAGATCGTCCGCGCAATCCGAGCGCGCGGCATGCGTGCATCCATGACGACGGGCGGCCGTGGGCTTACGCGTGACGTCGTCCGTGCAGCCAAGCAAGCCGGGCTCGAGAGCGTGTCGGTATCGGTCGACGGCCTCGAAGCAACGCACGACGCCCTGCGCGGCGTAAAAGGCAGCTTTGCTTCAGCGATGGCGGCGCTCGAAAACCTCGCCGCCGAGGGTTTGCCCGCGTCGGCGAATACGCAAATCGGCCGGGTCAGTCTGCGTGAAATCCCGGCCGTCTTCGAGCGACTCGTGGCTGCGCGCATTCATTCCTGGCAGGTGCAGCTCACGGTCGCGATGGGCCGCGCCGTCGACGAGCCCGAGCTTTTGCTCGAGCCTTATCAAATGCTGGAGGTCATGCCGATGCTCGCGCGGATCAAGCGGCGCGCGGACGAGGCGGGAATACGGGTTTGGCCGGGCAATAACATCGGGTATTTCGGCCCGTACGAATCGCTGCTTCGGGGCACGCTACCGCGCGGGCACCTCTCGTCGTGCGGGGCCGGTCGATCGACGCTCGGCATCGAGGCCAATGGCGACATCAAGGGCTGCCCCTCGCTGCCGACGGCCGATTACGTGGGCGGTAACATTCGCGAGCACCGCTTGCGCGACATTTGGGAGCGCGCTGCGCCATTGCGATTCACGCGCGACCGCACGGTGGACGACCTCTGGGGCCCGTGTCGCACCTGCTATTACGCCGACACCTGCCGCGCGGGCTGCTCCTGGACCTCGCACGTGCTTTTCGGCCGCCCGGGCAACAATCCGTTTTGCCATCACCGCGCGCTCGAGCTTTTGCGCGAAGGTATGCGCGAACGGCTCGTACGTGTCGAGGCTGCGC
- a CDS encoding LysR family transcriptional regulator: MLETSWLRAFASFADHLNFTRAARTLHLSQPALFAQVQKLSDAAGTPLYKRSGRALVLTEAGERMAAFARKNLADQAALVEELRTGQTRARVVLCAGEGAYLYLIGEAVQRSARDARTPIELLVRDATDTLSALRTGAAHIGVLPLASIPPRMIAEPLAHVGQMLVLPESHVLAQKSRLTLEDLSGMALVVPPPGSSQRRVLDEALLRAGVSWEIAVEARGWPLVLHLVKLGTGLSIVNDFCRLPAGLVGKPLTDLPSHTYYAVRGEDTPLEGAVERVWKRLLATTKRAVR, translated from the coding sequence ATGCTCGAGACGTCCTGGTTACGCGCTTTCGCTTCTTTCGCCGATCACTTGAACTTCACGCGCGCTGCGCGGACACTCCACCTCTCGCAACCGGCGCTCTTTGCGCAAGTGCAAAAACTTTCGGACGCCGCGGGAACGCCTCTTTACAAACGCTCCGGCCGCGCGCTCGTGCTCACCGAAGCTGGAGAACGAATGGCGGCGTTTGCGCGAAAAAACCTAGCCGACCAAGCCGCGCTCGTGGAAGAGCTGCGCACGGGGCAAACGCGCGCACGGGTCGTTTTGTGTGCGGGAGAAGGCGCCTATCTTTATCTCATTGGCGAGGCGGTACAGCGTTCGGCTCGAGATGCACGAACGCCGATCGAGCTGCTCGTGCGGGATGCGACGGATACGCTCTCTGCATTGCGCACGGGGGCGGCGCATATTGGAGTTTTGCCCCTCGCGTCGATACCGCCGCGAATGATCGCCGAACCGCTCGCGCACGTTGGGCAAATGTTGGTTCTACCCGAATCTCATGTGCTAGCGCAAAAATCTCGATTGACGCTCGAGGATCTTTCTGGCATGGCGCTCGTCGTTCCGCCCCCTGGATCATCGCAGCGCCGAGTGCTCGACGAGGCTCTGCTACGCGCGGGTGTTTCGTGGGAAATTGCCGTCGAGGCGCGGGGCTGGCCGCTCGTGCTGCATCTCGTGAAGCTCGGTACGGGTTTGTCGATCGTGAACGACTTTTGTCGCCTTCCAGCGGGGCTCGTGGGAAAACCATTGACGGATTTACCGAGCCACACCTATTACGCCGTCCGTGGGGAGGACACGCCGCTCGAAGGGGCCGTCGAGCGAGTTTGGAAGCGGCTCCTTGCAACCACGAAGCGGGCCGTCCGTTGA